The genomic window ATAGAAAAATCAATTATCTATTAAGAGAAGTTTTTTTTTGGCTTGACTTAAAGTTAACTTGAAGGTGTAGTGTGTAATGTAAATAAGAAAAGGAGTTGTGAGCGCATGGCAATAAAAGATAAAGTGGTAATCATTACAGGAGCTTCTTCAGGTATTGGTGAAGAAACTGCAAAGCTCCTAGCTTCTAAGGGCGCAAAATTAGTTTTAGGTGCACGCCGAGAAGAAAAATTGAAAGAGATTGCTCAGCATATATCCGACAGCGGTGGTAAAGTGGTCTATAAAAAAATGGACGTTGTAAATCCTGAAGAAAACGACGATTTAGTATCTTTAGCAAAGGAGACCTATGGAAAAGTAGATGTCATTTTTTTAAATGCGGGAATTATGCCTAATTCACCTCTATCTTCCTTAAAAACAAACGAGTGGAACGACATGATTGATATCAACATTAAAGGTGTGTTAAACGGCATAGCGTCTGTAATGCCAGAATTTAAGAAGCTAAAAAGTGGGCACATTATTACGACGTCTTCTGTTGCGGGATTAAAAGCTTATCCAGGTGGGGCAGTCTATGGTGCGACAAAGTGGGCTGTAAGAAATTTAATGGAAGTTCTTAGAATGGAATCGGCACAAGAAGGGACAAATATTCGAACGGCGACAATCTATCCTGCCGCTATCAACACAGAATTATTAGGGACGATAACTGATCAAGAAACATTAAACGGTTTTACATCTCTTTACGATGAATATGGAATTTCCTCTGAACGTATCGCCAAAGTTGTCGAATTTGCTATTGATCAACCTGAGGATGTAAATGTGAATGAGTTTACAGTTGGTCCAACAAATCAGCCCTGGTAGGATAATGCTTGATTAATAGGAGGTATTAATGTGAAAAGCGTTCGAATAGCTGGCAGAAAAGTTTTTCCGATTGGACTAGGAACAGCTAACATGGGAAGTGACAAGTCAATCTACAACCAAGAGCTTGAGGCAATAAGAGGTGGATTGGAAGCAGGTATACAGGTTATAGATACAGCAGAAAGTTATGGGAATGGCGATGCCGAGAATCTAGTCGGTCATGCAATTGCTCCTTTTGATAGAAAGAACTTATTCCTTGTTTCAAAAGTCTTGCCAAGTAATGCTTCAAAAACACAAATACCTGTTAGTATTGACCGTTCGTTAAAGCGCTTAAACACTGAATACTTAGATATGTATTTGCTTCATTGGAAAGGGAATATCCCCATTGAAGAGACGGTTCTAGCAATGGAGAAAGTAAAAGATAGCGGGAAAATAAAGGCTTGGGGTGTATCAAATTTTGACGCCGAGGATATATATGCCTTAAGAAGAATGGACGGTGGTATTAATTGTTCTACAAATCAAGTCCGATACAATTTGGGAGATCGTGGCATAGAGTTTGATTTACTTCCTACATTGAATCAATTTGATATGGCCCTAATGGCGTATTCTCCAATAGCTAGAGGAGATCAGTTTGGAGCAAATCTTACAAAGCAAAAAAAAGTCATCGAATTGGCAGAAAAATATAATGTTGACGTGTTCCAGATCCTTTTGGCGTGGAGCATTCGAGACGGTCAAACGCTTGCTATACCTAAGTCTAGCAAAATAGAACATGTCTTAAAAAATGTGGATGCCGCAACGATATCGTTAAATAGTGATGACCTGAGAAAACTAGATGAAGTATCACCAAAACCGACAAGTAAGATGCCTTTAGCCTTGTGGTATTAAGAGACATGTTAAAGAAATTTGTTTGAATAGCGTTTAAATATCTAAGGAGGATTTACAGTCATGGAAAACATTAAAGGTAAAGTAATCGTTATCACGGGGGCTTCTAGAGGGATTGGAAGAGCTAATGCCATTTATTTATCTAACTTAGGAGCAAAAGTAGTAATAGGTGATCTTCTTGGCGATCGTTTAGAAACGGTTAAAGACGAAATTCGTTCAAATAAAAATAACGTTATAGCAAAAACCACCGACGTGACAAAACGTACTGATATAGAGGAGCTTGTATCACTTGCGGTTGAACATTTTGGAAGAGTCGATGTTCTAATTAGTTGTGCTGGAGTGATCCCGCAATCGTATCTTTACAAGAATGAATATGAAGATTGGGAGAATGCAATTGATGTAAATATTAAAGGTATACTTTATGGTATCGGAGCT from Shouchella hunanensis includes these protein-coding regions:
- a CDS encoding SDR family oxidoreductase, translating into MAIKDKVVIITGASSGIGEETAKLLASKGAKLVLGARREEKLKEIAQHISDSGGKVVYKKMDVVNPEENDDLVSLAKETYGKVDVIFLNAGIMPNSPLSSLKTNEWNDMIDINIKGVLNGIASVMPEFKKLKSGHIITTSSVAGLKAYPGGAVYGATKWAVRNLMEVLRMESAQEGTNIRTATIYPAAINTELLGTITDQETLNGFTSLYDEYGISSERIAKVVEFAIDQPEDVNVNEFTVGPTNQPW
- a CDS encoding aldo/keto reductase, with the protein product MKSVRIAGRKVFPIGLGTANMGSDKSIYNQELEAIRGGLEAGIQVIDTAESYGNGDAENLVGHAIAPFDRKNLFLVSKVLPSNASKTQIPVSIDRSLKRLNTEYLDMYLLHWKGNIPIEETVLAMEKVKDSGKIKAWGVSNFDAEDIYALRRMDGGINCSTNQVRYNLGDRGIEFDLLPTLNQFDMALMAYSPIARGDQFGANLTKQKKVIELAEKYNVDVFQILLAWSIRDGQTLAIPKSSKIEHVLKNVDAATISLNSDDLRKLDEVSPKPTSKMPLALWY
- a CDS encoding SDR family oxidoreductase, encoding MENIKGKVIVITGASRGIGRANAIYLSNLGAKVVIGDLLGDRLETVKDEIRSNKNNVIAKTTDVTKRTDIEELVSLAVEHFGRVDVLISCAGVIPQSYLYKNEYEDWENAIDVNIKGILYGIGAVLPIMHKQETGHIINISSIGAYNVGPGGAVYSATKHAVRAITEGLRQEEAEVGKNVRVMSVSPGSIDTEFTHSIKDKEIRAQFDKLSEDAIEPESVARIIAFAINEEKDVGLNEVIIRPSNQVL